The Pseudoalteromonas carrageenovora IAM 12662 DNA window AAATAAAGAAGCGGGTATCACAATATGGGTAACGGGAAAAACATCATGTCTATGTTCAAACCAAGTATATTAACTTTGGCATTAGCAACTGCAGGTTTAGCAAGCTTCACCTCTGTAGCGGCGCAAGAAGATACAGTTAAAAATGATGACGTTGAGGTTATCGAAGTAAAAGGCTTTCGTGGCAGCGTTGTAGAATCAATCAACACAAAACGCTTTTCTACACAGGTTGTAGAATCTATCTCTGCTGAAGATATAGGTAAACTACCTGACTCATCAATTGCTGAGTCTATTGCACGCTTACCTGGTTTAACAGCGCAGCGTTTAGATGGTCGCGCAAGCAGAGTATCAATTCGTGGTTTTGGTGAAAACGAAAGTGGTACTACATTTAACGGCCGCGAACAGGTATCTATCAGCGATAACCGCGGCGTAGAGTTTGATCTTTACCCATCAGAAATAATGAGCGGTGTAACCGTATATAAAACACCAAGTGCTAGTTTAGATGCTGATGGTATTGCGGGTGTTATTAACATGCAAACAGTTCGACCTTTGAGTAAAGGTGAACGTGTCGTGCAAGTTAATGGCCAATACGAGCAAACTAGTTTTGATAAACTAAACTCAGACGGAAACGACGACGGTTACCGTGGTACATTCTCATATATTGATCAGTTTGCTGATGACACTATTGGTGTTGCATTTGCACTGAACACCATGAGCTCACCAAATCAAGAAAAACGCTGGAATTCATGGGGTTACCCTGAGTTCACTGCTGAAGATGGGAACTCATATTCAATTTTAGGCGGCGCTAAGCCTTACGTTCGTTCATCAACACTTGAGCGTGACTCAGCAATGCTCGTATTAGAGGCTGCGCCTACTGATAAATTAAATATGACGTTTGATGCGTTGTATGTAGATTTCACAGATGAGCAAATTTTACGCGGTATTGAAGTTCCTTTTGCTTGGGGTCAAGGTAGTATTGATGCAAGCAGTGCTACAGTAGATGCAGAAAGTGGATTTATAACAAGTGCTTTAACACAAGGTCAACGTGTAGTAGTACGTAACGATTACCAAGAGCGTGATGCTGAATTAACTGCATTTGGCTTTAACACTAAATACGATATTGATGATTCATGGTCAGTAGAGTTTGATGCAAGTTACTCGCAAGTTGACCGTAAAATTTGGAGTATAGAAAGCTACTCAGGTACAGGGCGTGGTGATTCTCGCGGTGTTGCAGATAACCTAGGTTATGCCTTTAACGGCGGCAATACTGGCGCTACTTTCTCACATGACTTAGATTACAGCGATTATGATCTAATCCAATTAGGTGGACCTCTTTCATGGGGCGCAAGCTCTGCACTAAATGATGCATATGGATTAACTGGCACTGAGTATGAAAACCAAGCTCAAGACGGCTTTATTAATGCACCTACCATTGAAGATGAACTTGTAACACTTAAGCTAGCAGCTTCTAAAGTATTAGAAAACGAATATATTAGCTCAATTGAATTTGGCTTAGGTTATAAAGAACGTGAAAAGTCTAAATCTTCGCAAGGTTACTTTTTAACCTTGACTGATTTTTCTCTTGAGAACCCAGGTATGGTTAGTGTGCCAGAGCAATATCGTTTAGGCAGTGTTGGTTTAGACTTTATTGGATTAGGCGACATGATAGCCTACGATGTAAATGGTTTAGTTAATGATGGTTACTACGAAACACTAGATGAGAGTTTAACTAACTCTAGCCATACAACTAAATCGTGGACCGTAAAAGAAGAAATCACCTCAGCATTTGCACAAGCTAATATTAATGCTGAAGTAAATGGTCTTCCATTAACGGGTAATGTGGGGGTGCGCTATGTTCATACAGATCAATCTTCTCAAGGTAACGCTTTTGGTGTAGATGATAATACTGGTTTAGTCATTGCTTCACCTACAGATATTGGGCACGATTATTCTCACGTTTTACCAAGCTTAAATTTATCACTTGCGATTGATGAGCAGCAAACAATACGTTTTGGCGCAGCTAAAACGATCTCACGTGCGCGCATAGATGAAATGAACGCCTCTGTTAATGCATCATATAATGATACACCGGATGAAAACGGTAACTACTGGTCTGTATCCGGTGGTAACCCTAATTTAGAACCTAAAGAAGCAACAGGCTACGATTTATCTTATGAAAACTACTTTAGTGATGAAGGTTACTTCTCTGCTGCATTTTTCTATAAAGACTTAACACAGTGGATTTTTGACGGTACTTACGCAATTGATATGTCGGGTGTTGCAGATCCATCTAATGGAGAAATTCCAGCTACATCAGAGGGCACAGGTAGCGGTAAAGTAAATGGTGGCGGCGGTGACCTATACGGTTACGAGTTATCACTAGCGTTACCATTTAAAATTTTCCACCCGTCACTTGAAGGCTTTGGTTTAATTGCAAGCCATACAGGTATTGAGTCTGACATAGAAGATCAAAACGGTAACGAATACGAGTTACCGGGTCTTTCAGATAAAATTCAAAGCTTAACGGTTTACTACGAGATGAATGGTGTGCAATTACGTACTAGTATGCGTAAGCGTAGTGCCTTTAAAGGTGATGTATACGGTTTAGGTTTTAACACCGAGCAAGTAGATATCCTAGGTGAAACAATTTGGGATGTTCAAGCGGGTTATGACTTTTCTGAAGCCGGTATTGAAAGCCTTGAAGGTTTATCAATTCAGTTCCAAGTACAAAACTTAACAGAAGAGCCGTTTACATCGCTTTCTGGTGATAACGCGCTACAAGTTCGCGACTACCAAGATTACGGTCGTACTTACTTGTTAGGCTTTAGCTACAAGCTATAATAAAGATTGTGTGTAGGAGCCCTTGTAATTTGTGTTACAAGGGCTTTTTTATAGCTACTCTATCTAATACCAATCCGCAGTAAAACCTAATCATTTTGCGGGGCTAAACGTGGACAATAATATGAAACCAATAAAACACGTTGTCATTGCAGGCGGTGGCACCGCAGGGTGGATAGCTGCAGCTTTGCTAAATAAAGTGTTAGGCAAAGTAATTGACATAACGCTGATTGAATCAAGCACAATAGGCACTATAGGCGTTGGTGAAGCAACAATTCCGCCTATTATTCAACTTAATAACGCACTGGGTATAAACGAGCAAGATTTTATAAACGCCACCAATGCATCTATTAAATTAGGTATTGAGTTCGAAAATTGGAAAACTCCCTCTCATAGCTATATGCATGCTTTTGGCTCATTCGGAAAAGACTTTCCTTTTTGCGATTTTTACAATTTTTGGGTAAAGGGGAAAATTACCGGCTCTGAAGATAGCCTATGGGATTTTTCGTTAAATTACCAAGCCGCTCAACAGCTTAAATTTGCACCATTAAATACTATACCTAATACGCAATTACCTGGCTTGAGTTATGCGTATCACTTTAATGCAACTCGCTATGCAGAGTACTTAAAAACGCTTGCTACTTCGCGTGGCGTTAAACACATAGACGCTAAAATAGAGCAGGTTAATCAATGTCCGCACTCAGGCAATATTACAAGCCTCACACTTGATAATGACACCGAAATTAACGGCGATTTATTTATAGACTGTACCGGTCAGCGCGCTTTGTTAATAGAGCAAACACTTAATACAGGCTTTGTGGACTGGTCTCATTATTTACCATGTGATAGCGCCGTTGCTGTGCAATCTCAAGGTACTGATTCGCTAAAACCTTATACTCGCTCAATTGCGCATAGCGCAGGTTGGCAATGGCAAATTCCGCTGCAAAACCGAGTGGGTAATGGGCTTGTTTACTGTAGCCGTTATTTGTCTGATGAGTCGGCCACGCAGTTACTATTAAATAATTTACCCGCTGAGCCAATTACAGAGCCACGCGTTATAAAATTTAAAACAGGACGGTGCTTAAAGCAGTGGCATAAAAATGTGGTTTCGGTTGGACTCGCCAGTGGCTTTTTAGAACCGTTAGAGTCAACCAGTATCCACTTAATACAAAGTGCAGTAACCCGTTTAATAAAGCTGTTTCCGAATAATGGTATTAGCGATGCGTTAGTTGCAGAGTTTAATAAGCAAAGCGTGACAGAAATTGAGCACATACGCGATTTTATTATTTTGCATTACAAACTAACAGAGCGAGAAGACTCGGCGTTTTGGCGCCAGTGTAAGCAAATGGAAATTCCCGATTCATTAGCTCATAAACTCAATTTATTTAAACACACAGGCAAAGTAGTACGTGAAAACGACGAACTATTTGCAGAAGTTGCTTGGCAGCAAGTGTTTATAGGCCAAGGACTTATTCCCGATGATTACAATAGTATTGTTGACTCATTAAGCAGTGAACAACTTAACGATTTATTTTCTACATTAAAAACTCTTATTACTTCAACGGTAGAACAATTACCTACTCATAAAGATTTTTTAGCAAAAATTAAAAAGGCCTAATGATGCGATTTTTAAACACACTTTTACTTGTAAGTGCATGCACCTTACCAACCATTAGCTACGCACTTAACGTTGAACCTGCCAATTGGTGGGTAGGCATGAATAAAAACACGATTAACATCATGGTGCATGAGCAAAATATTGCAAACGAGCAAATTAAATTAGCTAAATACAACGGCGTTAAGTTAAATAAAGTAACCCGTACCGATAATCCAAATTATGTATTTTTAAATATTACCATTACCGACGCCGCTAAAGCTGGAACGCTTAAATTTAATAGCAGTGAAGCGAGCCAAAGTTTCGAATTTCCACTACTTGCGCGTGATAAAAACAGTGTAAAGCGCCAAGGCTTTACCTCTAACGATACCCTTTATTTAATCAACCCAGATCGCTTTGCTAATGGTGATGAGCAAAACGATACTGTTCCTAGCATGTTAGAAGCGGCAAACCCGAGTATAAAAGGTGGGCGCCACGGTGGTGATATTCAGGGCGTTATAAACGCGCTACCCTATTTAAACGATTTAGGCGTAACACAGCTTTGGTTAACCCCAGTGCTTGAAAACAACATGCCTAATTATTCTTATCATGGTTATGCAATTACAGACTTTTATAAGGTTGACCCACGAATGGGCTCAAACCAGTTATACAAAACGTTATCAGTAAAAGCAAAAGAGCAGGGTATTGGCCTGGTAATGGATATGGTCCTCAACCATTTTGGCTCTGAGCATACTTGGGTTGACGATAAGCCAACTAAAGATTGGATTAACTTTAATGGTGAGTTTAATAAAGGCAAAAATGCCACCAGCCATGCGCGCCAAACTATACAAGACCCACACGCCAGCGAGTACGACAAACGCCAGTTTAACGATGGTTGGTTTGTAGAAACCATGCCTGATTTAAATCAGCGCCAACCACTGTTAAGTGAATATTTAATTCAAAACGCTATTTGGTGGATTGAATACGCGGATTTAAGCGGTATTCGCGTTGATACCTACTCTTACTCAGATAAAGCATTTTTGAGCGATTGGACAAAAGCCATTATGCAAGAATACCCAGGCTTTAATATTGTAGGAGAAGAGTGGACCTCTAACCCTGCAATTGCCTCTTATTGGCAACGTGGTAAATACAATCAAGATGGGTATACATCAAGCCTACCAAGCGTGATGGACTTTTCTTTGCAAGAGTCGGTAATTCAAGCGCTAAATGAAGATGAAAGCTGGAATACGGGTTGGGTTAAAGTATATCAGTCGTTGGCGAATGACTTTTTATACCCTGATACCAATAACATTATGGTATTTGCTGATAACCACGATATGAGCCGTGTATACACCGAACTTGAACAAGATGTTGCAAAAACTAAAATGGCCATGACGCTATTTTTAACTACGCGCGGTATTGCACAAATGTATTACGGTACGGAGGTTTTATTAGATAACACCCCAAGTAAAGACCATGGTGATATTAGAATAGACTTCCCGGGTGGATTTAAAGGCCAAACAAGTAATGCATTTACAGGTAAAGGGCTTACCTTGCAGCAGAAAGACATGCACAAAACAATTAGTACCTTGCTTAACTTTAGAAAAAACAGCACAGCGCTAGATAAAGGCAAATTAGTGCACTTTACGCCTCAACAAGGTGTGTATAGTTATGCGCGTATTAGCGACGAGCAAACTGTATTGGTATTTATGAATAAAAACACAAAAGAGCTAACGAAGAATATTGAATATATGCAGGAGGTAATACCAAAAAATGCTAAAGCGCTTAACATATTTACCAACAAAACACAGTTACTAGGTAACACAGTGGCTTTACCAGCAATGAGTGCAACGGTATTAGTTATAAATACCCCTCAATAGTTTACCTGAATACGTATGCAGCAACTGTATGGTTGCTGCACTAATCTTTAGTATAAAGTTATAAAAATACTGACAAAAAGACGCACAATGAAAAAATCAGTTTATCTACCCGCAATTCTGTGTAGCGCACTTATTGCTATGGGTTGCTCAGAAAGTAACAAGCCCGAGCAACCACAAGCGCCAGCACAAACACAAAACGAATTAACCAAGCCTGTTGTATACCAAGTATTTACTCGCCTATTTGGTAATACCAACACTTCTAATATGTCATGGGGCACAAAAGAGCAAAATGGTGTAGGCAAATTCGCCGATTTTAATGACGCAGCTCTTAAAGGTATAAAAGAGTTAGGTACCACACATGTTTGGTACACCGGCGTGCTACATCATGCGTTAGTTGGGGATTACACTGATTATGGGATTTCTCAAGATGATCCTGATGTAGTTAAAGGCAGGGCGGGCTCACCGTATGCTATTAAAGACTATTACGATGTAAACCCTGATTTAGCAGTTAATGTTACTCAGCGCATGGATGAATTTAGCGCACTTATTGAGCGTACACATAACCATGGCATGAAAGTAATTATTGATATAGTGCCTAACCATGTAGCGCGAAACTACCAATCCCTTGGCAAACCTAAGGGCGTTAAAGACTTTGGCGCACAAGACGACACCA harbors:
- a CDS encoding TonB-dependent receptor, which produces MSMFKPSILTLALATAGLASFTSVAAQEDTVKNDDVEVIEVKGFRGSVVESINTKRFSTQVVESISAEDIGKLPDSSIAESIARLPGLTAQRLDGRASRVSIRGFGENESGTTFNGREQVSISDNRGVEFDLYPSEIMSGVTVYKTPSASLDADGIAGVINMQTVRPLSKGERVVQVNGQYEQTSFDKLNSDGNDDGYRGTFSYIDQFADDTIGVAFALNTMSSPNQEKRWNSWGYPEFTAEDGNSYSILGGAKPYVRSSTLERDSAMLVLEAAPTDKLNMTFDALYVDFTDEQILRGIEVPFAWGQGSIDASSATVDAESGFITSALTQGQRVVVRNDYQERDAELTAFGFNTKYDIDDSWSVEFDASYSQVDRKIWSIESYSGTGRGDSRGVADNLGYAFNGGNTGATFSHDLDYSDYDLIQLGGPLSWGASSALNDAYGLTGTEYENQAQDGFINAPTIEDELVTLKLAASKVLENEYISSIEFGLGYKEREKSKSSQGYFLTLTDFSLENPGMVSVPEQYRLGSVGLDFIGLGDMIAYDVNGLVNDGYYETLDESLTNSSHTTKSWTVKEEITSAFAQANINAEVNGLPLTGNVGVRYVHTDQSSQGNAFGVDDNTGLVIASPTDIGHDYSHVLPSLNLSLAIDEQQTIRFGAAKTISRARIDEMNASVNASYNDTPDENGNYWSVSGGNPNLEPKEATGYDLSYENYFSDEGYFSAAFFYKDLTQWIFDGTYAIDMSGVADPSNGEIPATSEGTGSGKVNGGGGDLYGYELSLALPFKIFHPSLEGFGLIASHTGIESDIEDQNGNEYELPGLSDKIQSLTVYYEMNGVQLRTSMRKRSAFKGDVYGLGFNTEQVDILGETIWDVQAGYDFSEAGIESLEGLSIQFQVQNLTEEPFTSLSGDNALQVRDYQDYGRTYLLGFSYKL
- a CDS encoding tryptophan halogenase family protein produces the protein MKPIKHVVIAGGGTAGWIAAALLNKVLGKVIDITLIESSTIGTIGVGEATIPPIIQLNNALGINEQDFINATNASIKLGIEFENWKTPSHSYMHAFGSFGKDFPFCDFYNFWVKGKITGSEDSLWDFSLNYQAAQQLKFAPLNTIPNTQLPGLSYAYHFNATRYAEYLKTLATSRGVKHIDAKIEQVNQCPHSGNITSLTLDNDTEINGDLFIDCTGQRALLIEQTLNTGFVDWSHYLPCDSAVAVQSQGTDSLKPYTRSIAHSAGWQWQIPLQNRVGNGLVYCSRYLSDESATQLLLNNLPAEPITEPRVIKFKTGRCLKQWHKNVVSVGLASGFLEPLESTSIHLIQSAVTRLIKLFPNNGISDALVAEFNKQSVTEIEHIRDFIILHYKLTEREDSAFWRQCKQMEIPDSLAHKLNLFKHTGKVVRENDELFAEVAWQQVFIGQGLIPDDYNSIVDSLSSEQLNDLFSTLKTLITSTVEQLPTHKDFLAKIKKA
- a CDS encoding glycoside hydrolase family 13 protein, whose amino-acid sequence is MMRFLNTLLLVSACTLPTISYALNVEPANWWVGMNKNTINIMVHEQNIANEQIKLAKYNGVKLNKVTRTDNPNYVFLNITITDAAKAGTLKFNSSEASQSFEFPLLARDKNSVKRQGFTSNDTLYLINPDRFANGDEQNDTVPSMLEAANPSIKGGRHGGDIQGVINALPYLNDLGVTQLWLTPVLENNMPNYSYHGYAITDFYKVDPRMGSNQLYKTLSVKAKEQGIGLVMDMVLNHFGSEHTWVDDKPTKDWINFNGEFNKGKNATSHARQTIQDPHASEYDKRQFNDGWFVETMPDLNQRQPLLSEYLIQNAIWWIEYADLSGIRVDTYSYSDKAFLSDWTKAIMQEYPGFNIVGEEWTSNPAIASYWQRGKYNQDGYTSSLPSVMDFSLQESVIQALNEDESWNTGWVKVYQSLANDFLYPDTNNIMVFADNHDMSRVYTELEQDVAKTKMAMTLFLTTRGIAQMYYGTEVLLDNTPSKDHGDIRIDFPGGFKGQTSNAFTGKGLTLQQKDMHKTISTLLNFRKNSTALDKGKLVHFTPQQGVYSYARISDEQTVLVFMNKNTKELTKNIEYMQEVIPKNAKALNIFTNKTQLLGNTVALPAMSATVLVINTPQ